The following proteins come from a genomic window of Pararhodobacter sp.:
- a CDS encoding glutathione S-transferase, whose amino-acid sequence MLFYDCSTAPSPRRARMFIAEKGLKIESREISLAEKEQLSPAFLAVNPRATVPVLITRSGATLTENLAIATYLEAVSPNPPLLGETADEKAQVMQWNALVEQQGGLPIADVLRNSNKHMRGRALTGPVNFEQIPELAERGRLRVGLFFDLLEQRLSQSAYLAGERLTMADITGFVFVDFARVIKASIPDTSPATRAWFDAIKAHPSASL is encoded by the coding sequence ATGCTGTTCTACGATTGCTCCACCGCGCCCAGCCCTCGTCGCGCCCGCATGTTCATTGCGGAAAAGGGTCTGAAAATTGAATCGCGCGAGATTTCCTTGGCCGAGAAAGAGCAGCTCTCACCAGCCTTTCTGGCCGTGAACCCGCGCGCCACGGTGCCCGTGCTGATCACCCGGTCGGGGGCCACGCTGACCGAAAACCTCGCCATCGCCACCTATCTGGAAGCCGTGTCGCCCAATCCACCCCTGTTGGGCGAAACCGCCGATGAGAAGGCGCAGGTGATGCAATGGAATGCGCTAGTCGAGCAACAAGGCGGCCTGCCCATCGCCGATGTCTTGCGCAATTCCAACAAGCACATGCGGGGGCGCGCGCTGACCGGGCCGGTGAATTTCGAGCAGATTCCCGAACTGGCAGAGCGCGGGCGCCTCCGGGTCGGGCTGTTTTTCGACCTGCTCGAACAGCGCCTGTCGCAAAGCGCCTATCTGGCGGGTGAACGCCTGACGATGGCGGATATCACCGGGTTTGTTTTTGTCGATTTTGCGCGCGTCATCAAAGCCTCTATTCCAGATACTTCACCTGCGACCCGCGCATGGTTCGACGCAATCAAAGCCCACCCGAGCGCGTCCCTTTAG
- a CDS encoding aldolase/citrate lyase family protein, whose translation MPAPHNPFKAALRAGKPQMGCWLGLADPYVAEISASAGFDWLLIDAEHAPNDLRSIIAQLQVIAASGSHPIVRPTIGETWMIKQLLDAGAQTLLVPMVESADQARDLVKAVTYPPHGVRGVGASLARASRFAAIPDYLTTAGNEICLLVQVENLAGLAALDEILTIEGVDGVFIGPADLAADMGFLGQATAPEVEAAILDAMRKIVASGKAGGILTMSPTLQKSCLEIGATFVATAIDVSLFASAIRASAKAALSLLPDQVAAGHAITENASKYLQQLCKHWSHKAKAEFDAQQGTLVFDSGNRLVLTATPERLTLTATVGPRGDLARWQSVIEAHLQRFAFREELTLTWDA comes from the coding sequence ATGCCCGCACCGCACAATCCGTTCAAGGCCGCGCTTCGCGCTGGCAAGCCGCAAATGGGCTGCTGGCTGGGTCTGGCCGATCCCTATGTCGCAGAAATCAGCGCCAGCGCCGGGTTCGACTGGCTGTTGATCGACGCCGAACACGCACCCAACGACCTGCGCTCGATCATCGCACAATTGCAGGTGATTGCCGCCTCGGGTTCGCACCCGATCGTGCGCCCGACGATTGGCGAGACCTGGATGATCAAGCAATTGCTGGACGCGGGCGCGCAAACCCTGCTGGTGCCGATGGTCGAGAGCGCCGATCAGGCGCGCGATCTGGTCAAGGCGGTGACCTATCCGCCGCACGGTGTGCGCGGTGTTGGGGCATCCTTGGCGCGTGCGTCAAGATTTGCGGCGATCCCGGATTACCTGACCACCGCCGGCAACGAGATTTGCCTGTTGGTGCAGGTCGAAAATCTAGCGGGCTTGGCGGCGCTGGATGAAATCCTGACCATCGAGGGCGTCGATGGCGTGTTTATCGGCCCCGCGGATCTGGCGGCCGACATGGGTTTTCTGGGTCAAGCCACCGCGCCCGAGGTTGAGGCAGCCATCCTTGATGCGATGCGCAAGATCGTCGCCTCGGGCAAGGCGGGCGGCATCCTGACGATGAGTCCGACGCTGCAAAAATCCTGCCTCGAGATCGGCGCAACCTTTGTGGCGACGGCGATTGACGTGTCGTTGTTTGCCAGCGCGATCCGCGCCAGCGCGAAAGCGGCGTTGTCCTTGCTGCCCGATCAGGTCGCTGCCGGCCACGCCATCACGGAAAACGCCAGTAAGTACCTGCAACAACTGTGCAAACACTGGTCGCACAAGGCCAAGGCCGAGTTTGACGCACAGCAAGGCACACTGGTCTTTGACTCGGGCAACCGGCTGGTGCTGACGGCGACCCCGGAACGCCTGACCCTGACCGCAACCGTCGGCCCGCGCGGCGATCTGGCGCGGTGGCAATCGGTGATCGAAGCGCATCTGCAACGCTTTGCCTTTCGCGAGGAATTGACCCTGACCTGGGACGCCTGA
- the hpaH gene encoding 2-oxo-hept-4-ene-1,7-dioate hydratase has translation MTPDEHAKAAADLLQAEKTGVQIGLLSLRHPDITMDDAYAIQSAIARAKAAQGQRVIGWKIGLTSKAMQAALNIDIPDSGILFDDMRFDDGATVPRGRFIQPRIEAEIAFVMKSSLAGSHVTRDDVIAATDFVAPSLEILDTRIQRRDPVTGKARIIYDTISDNAANAGVVLGPQRHAIDAHDLRWVGAIISRNGAVEETGLGAGVLNDPVESVVWLARRMAQYGQAIEAGHIILSGSFIRPVECPSGSHIHADFGGFGAVTLNFA, from the coding sequence ATGACGCCCGACGAGCACGCCAAAGCCGCCGCCGATTTGTTACAGGCCGAGAAAACCGGCGTGCAGATCGGCCTGTTGAGCCTGCGCCATCCCGACATCACGATGGACGATGCCTATGCCATTCAATCCGCCATTGCGCGCGCCAAAGCGGCGCAGGGTCAACGGGTGATCGGCTGGAAAATCGGCCTGACCTCGAAGGCGATGCAGGCCGCGCTGAACATTGACATTCCCGACAGCGGCATCCTGTTCGACGACATGCGCTTTGACGACGGCGCGACGGTGCCCAGGGGGCGGTTCATCCAACCCCGGATCGAGGCCGAGATCGCCTTCGTGATGAAATCCTCGCTGGCTGGGTCGCATGTGACGCGCGATGACGTGATCGCCGCCACAGATTTTGTCGCGCCCTCGCTCGAGATCCTCGATACCCGCATTCAGCGCCGCGACCCGGTGACCGGAAAAGCGCGGATCATCTATGACACGATCAGCGACAACGCCGCCAACGCCGGCGTCGTGCTGGGCCCGCAGCGCCATGCGATTGACGCGCATGATCTGCGCTGGGTCGGGGCAATCATCAGCCGCAACGGCGCGGTCGAGGAAACCGGCCTTGGCGCGGGTGTGCTGAACGATCCGGTTGAAAGCGTGGTCTGGCTGGCGCGCCGCATGGCGCAATACGGCCAAGCCATTGAAGCCGGGCATATCATCTTGTCGGGCAGCTTCATCCGCCCGGTCGAATGCCCCTCTGGCAGCCATATCCACGCCGATTTCGGCGGATTTGGCGCTGTCACTCTCAATTTTGCCTGA
- a CDS encoding fumarylacetoacetate hydrolase family protein yields the protein MNSPNPPRFATYSADGQTFYGAVTDAGMIALSPDFPHWPSLLDVIAGGGLNALAQAAEGRAVTHRDVTYDMVLPNARRILCVGVNFPDRNAEYKDGSASPKYMSLFPRFASGFTGHQHPLIRPPENQTLDYEGEVAIVIGKAGRRITQADAYDHIAALTICNEGTIRDWVRHAKFNVTQGKNWDNSGAMGPWLVPFTDAAQLDKARIITRVNGEVRQDDTLDRMMFPIRREIEYISTFMTLQPGDIIVTGTPTGAGARFDPPRYLIPGDVVEVEVNGIGILRNTVADEVLG from the coding sequence ATGAACAGCCCTAATCCCCCTCGCTTCGCCACCTATTCCGCCGATGGTCAGACCTTTTACGGCGCAGTCACCGACGCGGGCATGATCGCGCTGTCGCCTGACTTTCCGCACTGGCCGAGTTTGCTGGACGTGATCGCCGGGGGTGGCCTGAACGCCTTGGCGCAGGCCGCCGAGGGGCGCGCGGTCACGCACCGCGACGTGACCTACGACATGGTCCTGCCAAACGCGCGGCGCATCCTCTGTGTCGGCGTCAATTTCCCTGACCGCAACGCCGAATACAAAGACGGCAGCGCCTCGCCGAAATACATGTCGCTTTTCCCCCGCTTTGCCAGCGGCTTTACGGGGCACCAACACCCGTTGATCCGCCCGCCCGAGAACCAAACACTGGATTATGAAGGCGAGGTTGCGATTGTCATCGGCAAGGCCGGACGGCGTATCACGCAGGCCGACGCCTATGACCACATCGCCGCGCTGACGATCTGCAACGAGGGCACGATCCGCGACTGGGTGCGTCACGCCAAGTTCAACGTGACGCAGGGCAAGAATTGGGACAACTCGGGCGCGATGGGGCCATGGCTGGTGCCCTTCACCGACGCGGCACAGCTTGACAAGGCGCGCATCATCACCCGCGTCAATGGCGAGGTTCGTCAGGACGATACGCTTGACCGGATGATGTTCCCGATCCGGCGCGAGATCGAATATATCAGCACCTTCATGACCTTGCAGCCCGGCGATATCATTGTCACCGGCACCCCGACCGGCGCCGGCGCACGGTTCGATCCGCCGCGCTATCTGATACCCGGCGATGTCGTCGAGGTCGAGGTGAACGGCATCGGCATATTGCGCAATACGGTGGCCGACGAGGTTTTGGGATGA
- the hpaD gene encoding 3,4-dihydroxyphenylacetate 2,3-dioxygenase — MPIPAPNLYPDFNTIRLSHVCLNVADLAASRKFYTEILGLQITDETDSHLYLRAMEERGHHCVILQKSDQPGTVEVLGFKTFDEADLDRAAAYFEKLGRPISWVERPYQGRTLLTSDNMGIPLEFYHKMDRLAPIHQQYALYRGVKPLRIDHFNVFSTSVDDSVAFYSDFGFRVTEYTEDAESKHLWAAWMHRKGGVHDMAFTNGHGPRLHHVAFWVPTPLNIIDLLDLMATTGYVGNIERGPGRHGISNAFFLYVLDPDGHRIEIYCSDYQTVDPDLEPIKWDLKDPQRQTLWGAPAPRSWFEHGTKFVGIETKDATLSASPIIAP, encoded by the coding sequence ATGCCCATTCCCGCACCGAATCTCTACCCGGATTTCAACACCATCCGCCTGAGCCACGTCTGCCTGAACGTCGCCGATCTGGCCGCCTCGCGCAAATTCTACACCGAGATTCTGGGATTGCAGATCACCGATGAGACCGACAGCCACCTCTATCTGCGGGCGATGGAAGAGCGCGGGCATCATTGCGTGATCCTGCAAAAATCCGACCAGCCCGGCACGGTCGAGGTTCTCGGCTTCAAGACCTTTGACGAGGCCGATCTGGACCGCGCCGCCGCCTATTTCGAGAAACTCGGCCGCCCGATCTCGTGGGTTGAGCGCCCCTATCAAGGCCGCACGCTGCTGACCTCGGACAACATGGGCATTCCGCTGGAATTCTATCACAAGATGGACCGGCTTGCCCCGATCCATCAGCAATACGCGCTCTATCGCGGTGTCAAACCGCTGCGCATCGACCATTTCAACGTGTTTTCCACCAGCGTCGATGACAGCGTCGCCTTCTACAGCGACTTTGGCTTTCGTGTCACCGAATACACCGAAGACGCCGAGTCCAAACATCTGTGGGCCGCGTGGATGCACCGCAAGGGCGGCGTGCATGACATGGCCTTCACCAACGGCCACGGCCCACGGCTGCACCATGTTGCCTTCTGGGTGCCGACGCCTTTGAACATCATCGACCTGCTCGACCTGATGGCAACCACCGGCTACGTTGGCAACATCGAACGCGGGCCGGGGCGGCACGGGATTTCCAACGCGTTCTTCCTCTATGTCCTCGACCCGGACGGCCACCGGATCGAGATTTATTGTTCGGATTATCAAACGGTTGACCCCGATCTGGAGCCGATCAAATGGGATCTGAAAGACCCGCAGCGCCAGACCCTCTGGGGGGCACCCGCGCCGCGCAGCTGGTTCGAGCACGGCACGAAATTCGTGGGCATCGAGACCAAGGACGCAACCCTGTCTGCCTCGCCCATCATCGCCCCCTGA
- the hpaD gene encoding 3,4-dihydroxyphenylacetate 2,3-dioxygenase, whose translation MGEIVLAAKMTHVPTMLMSEQDGPVHGKRQPAIDGHREIARRAKALGADTVVICDTHWVINAGFHINANTRFEGLFTSNEFPQFIQNLAYAYDGNPDLGDAIAAEATARGAYTLAHHLDSLELEYGTLVPMRFMAREHEMKVVSIAAWATVHSHDESRIVGEAIRAAVEASDSKVLLVASGSLSHKIWPNKDYAANNGTFTISSEFNRQMDLRVLDLWQNGDHATFLKMLGEYAQHCCGEGSMHDTAMLYGALGWDRYSARCEVVSPYFPSSGTGQTNVIFPVQ comes from the coding sequence ATGGGAGAGATCGTCCTCGCCGCCAAGATGACCCACGTTCCGACCATGCTCATGTCCGAGCAGGACGGCCCGGTCCACGGCAAACGCCAGCCCGCCATTGACGGGCACCGCGAGATTGCGCGCCGGGCCAAGGCCCTGGGGGCCGATACGGTGGTGATCTGTGACACGCATTGGGTGATCAATGCGGGCTTTCACATCAACGCCAATACGCGGTTCGAAGGGTTGTTCACCTCGAACGAATTTCCGCAATTCATCCAGAACCTGGCCTATGCCTATGACGGCAACCCCGATCTGGGTGACGCCATTGCCGCCGAGGCTACGGCGCGCGGGGCCTATACTCTGGCGCATCATCTTGACAGTCTGGAGCTGGAATACGGCACGCTGGTGCCGATGCGCTTCATGGCGCGCGAGCACGAGATGAAGGTGGTGTCCATCGCCGCTTGGGCGACGGTGCACAGCCATGACGAAAGCCGGATCGTCGGCGAGGCCATCCGCGCCGCCGTCGAGGCCAGCGACAGCAAGGTTCTGCTGGTTGCCTCGGGGTCTCTGAGCCACAAGATCTGGCCGAACAAGGATTACGCCGCCAACAACGGCACCTTCACCATCAGTTCGGAATTCAACCGCCAGATGGACTTGCGTGTGCTTGACCTGTGGCAAAACGGTGACCACGCGACCTTCCTGAAAATGCTGGGCGAATACGCGCAACATTGCTGCGGCGAAGGCTCGATGCATGACACGGCAATGCTGTATGGCGCGCTGGGCTGGGACCGTTACAGCGCCAGATGCGAAGTCGTCTCCCCCTATTTTCCATCCTCGGGCACTGGTCAGACCAATGTCATCTTTCCCGTGCAATAG
- the hpaE gene encoding 5-carboxymethyl-2-hydroxymuconate semialdehyde dehydrogenase, which produces MNALEQNLEKLTGYLARFKDRGLQNRIAGQDQPGAGGVFQTRSPVDKSVICDVARSDASDIDRAAEAASAAFPAWRDMPATERRKILLNVANAIEARAEEIALCECWDTGQTLRFMSKAALRGAENFRYFADQVVQARDGQHLPSPTLMNITTRKPIGPVGVITPWNTPFMLSTWKIAPALAAGCTVVHKPAEDSPLTARLLVEIAEDAGLPPGVLNTVNGFGHDAGKRLTEHPLIKAIAFVGESRTGSLITKQGADTLKRLHLELGGKNPVIVFDDADLERALDAVIFMIYSINGERCTSSSRLLVQDTIRETFEAKLIERVNNIKVGHPLDPATEIGPLVTKEHFDKVTSYFEIARTDGATIAAGGETIGDTGYFVRPTLFTNATNAMRIAREEIFGPVLTSIPFSTEAEALAMANDTQYGLTGYVWTNDLTRALRFTDQLEAGMIWVNSENVRHLPTPFGGVKASGIGRDGGDWSFEFYMETKHIGFATGPHKIMRLGA; this is translated from the coding sequence ATGAACGCACTGGAGCAAAACCTCGAAAAGCTGACCGGCTATTTGGCCAGGTTCAAGGATCGCGGTCTGCAAAACCGCATCGCGGGTCAGGATCAGCCCGGCGCGGGTGGGGTGTTTCAAACGCGCTCGCCCGTTGACAAATCTGTAATTTGCGACGTGGCCCGCAGCGACGCCAGCGACATTGACCGCGCCGCCGAGGCCGCATCGGCCGCCTTTCCCGCATGGCGCGACATGCCCGCGACCGAGCGCCGCAAGATCCTGCTCAACGTCGCCAACGCCATCGAGGCCCGCGCCGAAGAAATCGCATTGTGCGAATGCTGGGACACCGGCCAGACCCTGCGCTTCATGTCCAAGGCCGCCCTGCGCGGGGCCGAGAATTTCCGCTATTTCGCCGATCAAGTGGTGCAAGCCCGTGACGGCCAGCACCTGCCCTCACCCACGCTGATGAACATCACCACCCGCAAGCCGATTGGCCCTGTGGGCGTGATCACGCCGTGGAACACGCCTTTCATGCTGTCCACCTGGAAAATCGCGCCCGCCTTGGCCGCGGGCTGCACCGTGGTCCATAAACCCGCCGAGGATTCGCCGCTGACCGCCCGCCTGCTGGTGGAAATCGCCGAGGACGCCGGTCTGCCACCGGGCGTCTTGAACACGGTCAATGGCTTTGGCCACGACGCCGGAAAACGCCTGACCGAGCACCCGTTGATCAAGGCCATCGCCTTTGTCGGCGAAAGCCGCACGGGCAGCCTGATCACCAAACAGGGCGCCGACACGCTCAAACGCCTGCATCTGGAATTGGGCGGCAAGAATCCGGTCATCGTGTTTGACGACGCCGATCTGGAGCGCGCACTGGATGCGGTGATCTTCATGATCTACTCGATCAACGGCGAACGCTGCACCTCGTCCAGCCGCTTGCTGGTGCAGGACACGATCCGCGAGACTTTCGAGGCCAAGCTGATCGAGCGCGTGAACAACATCAAGGTCGGGCATCCGCTGGACCCCGCGACCGAGATCGGGCCGCTGGTGACCAAGGAACATTTCGACAAGGTGACGTCGTATTTCGAGATTGCCCGAACCGACGGCGCGACCATCGCGGCGGGCGGCGAAACGATTGGCGACACCGGCTATTTCGTGCGCCCCACCCTGTTCACCAACGCCACCAACGCCATGCGCATCGCGCGAGAGGAAATCTTTGGCCCGGTGCTGACCTCGATTCCCTTCTCGACCGAGGCCGAGGCGCTGGCCATGGCCAATGACACGCAATACGGGCTGACGGGCTATGTCTGGACCAATGATCTGACCCGTGCGTTGCGCTTTACCGATCAGCTTGAGGCGGGCATGATCTGGGTCAACTCCGAGAACGTGCGCCACCTGCCAACCCCGTTCGGCGGCGTCAAAGCCTCGGGTATCGGGCGTGATGGCGGCGATTGGTCTTTCGAGTTCTACATGGAAACCAAGCACATCGGCTTTGCCACCGGACCGCACAAGATCATGCGGCTCGGCGCATAA
- a CDS encoding LysR family transcriptional regulator, giving the protein MSEINLARLDLNLLRLFLIVFDSQSVSTAAQQLGLSQPAASSALNRLRDQLRDPLFVRGKGGMVPTHYAAQIAPDVRTALHALEAALVPAKAFDPATSNHVLRLSLSGLGEALLLPMIAKCLIRQAPGLRFRNLSIAKPQVGAALENGDIDLAIGILDSPERGILGVDLFAETYSAIIGANHAAPPGLDLGNAKLVLAAPEATYASDIERWVNDQGYAQNIIMRLRHFGGLSELLSDINAIAIVPTQFADRLIATEAVREIARISDLKERPVRMIWHQRLQTDATARWIRQQIMGLFLPGG; this is encoded by the coding sequence ATGTCAGAAATAAACTTGGCACGGCTGGACCTCAATCTGCTGCGCCTGTTTCTGATTGTCTTTGACTCCCAGTCTGTCTCGACGGCCGCACAACAATTGGGGCTTAGCCAACCCGCCGCCAGCAGCGCGCTCAACCGGTTGCGCGACCAGCTGCGGGATCCGCTTTTCGTGCGCGGTAAGGGCGGCATGGTGCCGACGCATTACGCGGCCCAGATTGCACCGGATGTGCGGACTGCCTTGCACGCATTGGAGGCCGCCTTGGTGCCGGCCAAGGCCTTCGACCCGGCCACCAGCAACCATGTGCTGCGCCTGTCTCTGTCGGGTTTGGGCGAGGCCTTGTTGCTGCCAATGATCGCCAAATGCCTGATCCGCCAAGCACCGGGGTTGCGGTTTCGAAATCTCTCGATCGCCAAACCACAGGTCGGCGCTGCATTGGAAAATGGCGACATCGACCTCGCCATCGGTATTCTCGACAGCCCCGAGCGCGGCATTCTCGGCGTGGATCTGTTTGCAGAAACTTATTCGGCGATCATCGGTGCAAACCATGCCGCGCCGCCCGGCCTCGATCTTGGCAACGCAAAACTGGTTCTGGCCGCCCCGGAGGCGACCTATGCCAGCGATATCGAGAGATGGGTGAACGATCAGGGCTATGCGCAAAACATCATCATGCGGCTGCGCCACTTTGGCGGGCTCAGCGAGTTGCTGTCGGATATCAACGCCATAGCCATTGTGCCAACGCAATTCGCGGATCGTTTGATTGCGACCGAAGCGGTGCGCGAGATCGCTAGGATTTCGGATCTCAAGGAACGCCCGGTGCGGATGATCTGGCACCAGCGTTTGCAGACCGATGCAACAGCACGGTGGATCAGGCAGCAGATCATGGGGCTCTTTTTGCCGGGTGGATGA
- a CDS encoding indolepyruvate ferredoxin oxidoreductase subunit alpha: MEVSFAKEIEKLKLGQGDQFHGEGILAVTKALLQSGVSYVGGYQGSPVSHLIDVMVQAAPQMRELGVHVEACTNEAAAAAMLGASIMYPVRGAVAWKSIVGTNVASDALANLASPGLMGGALIIVGEDFGEGSSVIQERSHAYAMKSTLWLMDPRPNLPSIVNAVEKSFELSEASNTPVMMELRIRACHVQGSFTAKDNIAPAISMTQVLAEPAPHDYERLAHPPVTFGHERKKSGARMQAARAFIRENALNEVFEGQTHKDVGLIVQGGLYNALLRALAELGLADESGNCDIPIMVLNVVYPLVPDEILGFAADKRAVLVLEEGQPEYIENEVGTILRRGKSRTILAGKDILPMAGEYTAQVMLDGTAAFLRQHLPAVGNILTDGQYRDEVQALIDQTASLLRNPVPPRPPGFCTGCPERPFFTALKLTEREIGKVHYSADIGCHAFATFAPFNFGNSILGYGMSLASNASVASFQAKPPLAVMGDGGFWHNGLLTGVTSRLLNGGDGVLVIMKNGYTSATGTQEIISSPDPAMKLKAAEKSATQGERTIEDALQGVGVKWQRTVHTYGVAKMRDTLLEAFASPFKGLKVIVAEGECQLERQRRIKPIRAKALAAGERVERLRFGIDEDTCTGDHSCIRLSGCPTLTVKTATDPLKTDPVAHVTNGCVGCGLCGEVAHAATLCPSFWRAQLISNPSWWDRAKAWMNTTLNGVPQP; this comes from the coding sequence ATGGAAGTCTCGTTTGCCAAGGAGATCGAAAAGCTGAAGCTGGGGCAGGGCGACCAGTTCCACGGCGAGGGGATTTTGGCGGTGACCAAGGCGTTGCTGCAATCGGGCGTGTCCTATGTCGGCGGATACCAAGGCTCACCCGTGTCGCATCTGATTGACGTGATGGTGCAAGCCGCGCCGCAGATGCGCGAGTTGGGCGTGCATGTCGAGGCCTGCACCAACGAGGCCGCCGCCGCCGCCATGCTGGGCGCCTCCATCATGTATCCGGTGCGCGGGGCGGTGGCGTGGAAATCCATCGTCGGCACCAATGTCGCCTCGGATGCGCTGGCCAATCTGGCCTCACCGGGGTTGATGGGCGGCGCGCTGATCATCGTTGGCGAGGATTTCGGCGAGGGTTCCAGCGTCATACAGGAGCGCAGCCACGCCTATGCGATGAAATCGACGCTCTGGCTGATGGACCCGCGGCCCAACCTGCCCAGCATCGTCAACGCGGTCGAGAAATCCTTTGAATTGTCCGAAGCATCGAATACGCCGGTGATGATGGAACTGCGCATTCGGGCTTGCCATGTGCAGGGCAGTTTCACCGCCAAGGACAATATCGCCCCGGCGATATCCATGACGCAAGTGCTCGCCGAGCCCGCACCCCATGACTACGAACGCCTCGCGCATCCGCCGGTGACCTTTGGCCATGAGCGCAAGAAATCCGGCGCGCGGATGCAGGCGGCGCGCGCGTTCATCCGCGAGAATGCGCTCAATGAAGTGTTCGAGGGTCAGACGCACAAGGATGTCGGGCTGATCGTACAGGGCGGGCTGTATAATGCGCTGTTGCGGGCACTGGCGGAACTGGGCCTCGCGGATGAAAGCGGCAATTGCGATATTCCGATCATGGTGCTGAATGTGGTGTATCCGCTGGTGCCCGACGAGATTTTGGGTTTTGCCGCCGACAAGCGCGCGGTGCTGGTTCTGGAGGAAGGCCAGCCCGAATATATCGAGAATGAGGTCGGCACGATCCTGCGGCGCGGAAAGTCCAGGACGATCCTTGCGGGCAAGGATATCCTGCCGATGGCGGGGGAATATACCGCGCAGGTGATGTTGGATGGAACGGCGGCGTTTTTGCGCCAGCATCTGCCCGCCGTCGGCAATATCCTGACCGATGGCCAATACCGTGACGAGGTGCAGGCGCTGATCGACCAGACCGCCAGTTTGCTGCGCAACCCCGTGCCCCCGCGCCCGCCGGGGTTCTGCACCGGCTGCCCCGAACGCCCGTTTTTCACCGCGTTGAAACTGACCGAGCGCGAGATCGGCAAGGTCCATTATTCCGCCGATATCGGTTGCCACGCCTTCGCGACCTTCGCGCCATTCAACTTCGGCAACTCGATCCTGGGCTATGGCATGAGCCTTGCGTCGAACGCCTCGGTGGCCTCGTTTCAGGCGAAACCGCCGCTGGCGGTGATGGGCGACGGTGGGTTTTGGCATAATGGCTTGCTGACCGGGGTGACCTCGCGGCTGCTGAACGGCGGCGACGGGGTGCTGGTGATCATGAAGAACGGCTATACCTCGGCCACTGGCACGCAGGAAATTATCTCGTCGCCCGACCCCGCGATGAAACTGAAAGCCGCCGAGAAAAGCGCCACGCAGGGCGAGCGCACGATCGAGGACGCATTGCAAGGCGTCGGCGTGAAATGGCAGCGCACGGTCCACACCTACGGCGTTGCCAAAATGCGCGACACGCTGCTCGAGGCGTTTGCCTCGCCGTTCAAAGGCCTCAAGGTGATCGTCGCCGAGGGCGAATGCCAGTTGGAGCGTCAACGCCGCATCAAGCCGATCCGCGCCAAGGCGCTGGCGGCGGGGGAGCGGGTGGAACGTCTGCGTTTCGGCATTGATGAAGACACCTGCACCGGGGATCATTCTTGCATCCGGCTGTCGGGCTGCCCGACCCTGACCGTGAAAACCGCGACCGATCCCTTGAAAACCGATCCCGTGGCGCATGTCACCAACGGTTGCGTCGGCTGTGGCTTGTGCGGTGAGGTGGCCCATGCGGCGACGTTGTGCCCCTCGTTCTGGCGCGCGCAGTTGATCTCGAACCCGTCATGGTGGGATCGCGCGAAAGCGTGGATGAACACCACTCTGAACGGGGTGCCGCAGCCATGA